From the Solanum stenotomum isolate F172 chromosome 4, ASM1918654v1, whole genome shotgun sequence genome, one window contains:
- the LOC125862262 gene encoding cysteine-rich receptor-like protein kinase 25, with protein sequence MSSLNIPIYLVLFLISQSISTILALDEHYCCPNTTTYNNITNTSYNSNLNLLLSNLSSASREHLFYNFSIDGTDNFETIYGLFMCRGDMLNVNCQDFVTRAGKDIISLCPGSKTVVLWRDDCMLRYSNQSIFPDPNYGSIINNPSTPFVLYNTITITNNEQRRFKQILGKIMNDVTTRVASDDRSIDRKIAIREAKFSVDTTIYALAQCIPHMSSKDCLNCLENAIKVLNKCCDVYRGARVQFPSCFMRHEVYRFYNNKAPALSHNQGHDGIPKKELLIICVVVAIVIFLFLLSIGVFHLLQRRRRMKRNNKTLKEMNVDLSGILTAESLQYDFSTIEFATNYFSKENKIGVGGFGDVYKGELDNGQEIAVKRLSRRSSQGVEEFKNEVVLVAKLQHRNLVRLLGFCLEGEEKILIYEFVSNKSLDYFLFDTKKQATLDWSIRDKIIRGIVRGLIYLHEDSRPRIIHRDLKASNILLDKDMNPKISDFGMARIFGVDQIEGSTNIIVGT encoded by the exons ATGTCTAGTTTGAATATCCCAATATACCTTGTGCTTTTCTTGATTAGCCAAAGTATTTCCACAATATTAGCTCTTGATGAGCATTATTGCTGCCCAAACACAACTACTTATAACAATATAACAAACACCTCTTACAATTCCAACCTCAATTTGCTCCTTTCAAATCTTTCTTCTGCCTCTAGAGAACATCTTTTTTACAATTTCTCCATCGATGGCACCGATAATTTCGAAACAATTTACGGTCTCTTCATGTGTCGAGGTGATATGTTAAATGTAAATTGTCAAGATTTTGTAACAAGAGCTGGTAAAGACATAATCTCGTTATGCCCCGGTAGCAAAACGGTTGTATTATGGCGGGATGATTGCATGTTACGTTACTCGAATCAATCAATATTCCCCGATCCAAACTATGGATCCATAATTAACAATCCATCGACACCTTTTGTCTTATATAACACTATTACAATTACCAATAATGAACAAAGAAGGTTCAAACAGATTTTAGGGAAAATCATGAATGACGTAACGACTCGGGTTGCTAGTGATGATCGATCGATAGACAGGAAAATTGCAATTAGGGAAGCTAAGTTCAGTGTTGACACAACAATTTATGCCTTAGCTCAATGCATTCCTCATATGTCTTCTAAAGATTGCCTAAATTGCCTTGAAAATGCCATCAAAGTTTTAAACAAGTGTTGTGATGTATATAGAGGTGCTAGAGTTCAATTTCCTAGTTGTTTTATGAGGCATGAAGTGTACCGCTTCTACAATAACAAGGCACCTGCTTTGTCACATAATCAAG GGCACGACGGAATCCCAAAAAAAGAACTACTAATTATTTGTGTAGTGGTTGccattgtaatttttttgtttctactATCAATTGGAGTCTTTCATTTGCTACAAAGGAGAAgaaggatgaaaagaaataataaaactCTTAAGGAGATGAATG TTGATCTTAGTGGAATTTTAACAGCTGAATCATTGCAATATGACTTTAGTACAATTGAATTTGCCACTAACTACTTTTCTAAGGAAAACAAAATTGGTGTAGGTGGATTTGGTGATGTGTATAAG GGGGAACTTGATAATGGACAAGAGATAGCTGTAAAGAGGCTATCAAGAAGGTCAAGTCAAGGAGTTGAAGAATTTAAGAATGAAGTTGTACTTGTTGCTAAGCTTCAACATAGAAATTTAGTGAGACTCTTAGGTTTTTGCTtggaaggagaagaaaaaatactcATCTACGAGTTCGTGTCCAACAAAAGCCTGGACTATTTCTTATTTG ATACAAAGAAACAAGCAACGTTGGATTGGTCAATACGTGACAAGATTATTAGAGGAATAGTACGAGGATTAATTTATCTTCATGAAGATTCTCGTCCTCGAATCATACATCGTGATCTCAAAGCAAGCAATATTTTGTTAGACAAAGATATGAACcctaaaatttcagattttggcATGGCTAGAATATTTGGAGTTGACCAAATTGAAGGAAGCACTAACATAATTGTTGGAACATAG